Genomic segment of Paenibacillaceae bacterium GAS479:
TTGGGCAAGCAACAATCTCCACATTGAAGTTTAAATCATCCACCATCTGCTGCACAACCGCCACTTGCTGGGCATCCTTGAGGCCGAAATAGGCTCGTGTCGGTTCCACAATATGGAATAGTTTACTTACGACTGTGCCTACTCCGTCAAAATGACCCGGCCGGGAGGCTCCGCAAAGCGATTCCGTCACTTCACTTACGAGCACTCGAGTAAGCGGCCTGCGAGGATACATCTCCTGCACGGAGGGCAGAAACACAATATCCGCCCCTTCACGCTGCGCTAACTGCAGATCACGCTCTTCATCACGCGGATAACGATCCAGATCCTCATTCGGTCCGAATTGAAGCGGGTTTACGAAAATGGACAGCACCGTAAGACCGTTCTCAGCGGCGCTGCGGCGGATGAGGCTGCCGTGGCCGTCATGCAAATATCCCATCGTCGGCACAAAACCGGTTTTTAGGCCGGCTTTCTCTTTTCTGAGGTGCGCCAGTGTCTCACGGAGCTCCTTAATCGTTCGCACGACGAGCGGCGTTTTCAATCTGGGTTGTGTCAGCGTGCTGCTCATTTGCCCTCGCCTCCATACAATGCGGCCGGTTGCTGCGCTGCGGCTCCAAACGTATGCTCCTCGCCTGGGAAGCTACCTGCCTTAACTTCCTGAACGAAGCTGCCGAGCGCATCGCGAATGATTCCGCCCACATTGGCATAAGTTTTGACGAATTTCTTAGGTGTATAGGGTGAAGCATATTGAATGACATCATGATAAACAAGTACTTGGCCGTCACATCCCGCTCCTGCACCAATTCCGATGGTGGGAATATCTAGTCTGCGGGTAATATGCGTGGCGAGCGTGCCTGTAACCAGTTCCACAACGACTGCATATGCACCAGCCTGCTGAAGCGCAAGTGCATCGGATTCCAGCCGCGCCGCCTCAGCCTCCAGCTTGCCCTGGATCTTGTAACCTCCCAGTTGGTGAACCGATTGAGGAGTTAGGCCAATATGACCGATGACTGGAATGCCTGCAGCAACGCAAGCGCGAACTTGCTCCGCCACCTCTTCACCGCCTTCGATTTTCACCGAATGGGCATGGCCTTCCTGCATCAGCCGTGCTGCTCCTCGGAGCGTATCTTCGCGGCTAATTCGCGCCGTCATGAACGGCATATCAACGATGCGGAAAGTGTTCGCCGCGCCGCGCGCGACCGCGCGTGCATGAAAAATCATATCATCCAGTGTAACCGGTACTGTCGTATCGTAACCAAGCACGACATTGCCGAGTGAGTCACCGACTAAAATGGTGTCAACTCCCGCTTCCTCAGCTAGCTTCGCTGAAGGATAATCGTAAGCCGTCAGCATCGTGATCGGCTCTCCTTCTTTTTTCATTCGCTGCAGCTTCGTAATTGTGAGAGCTTGTTTCATTTTGTAAATCCCCTTTCCGGTGCTCGGAGTATTGTTTAGTGTGAACACAAAAAAACCTTTTAGCCCTTAGCTAAAAAGTCCAGCCCGAAAAAGGATGTCCTAACCGGCAGTGAGCCTCCTTCCGTCCCGGTCCGCAGAGCGGCTCCAAGCAAAAGGTACACACTTCCATTGTCCATTCCTTCTTATAAAACAGCAGACGAATTTCCATCTGCCAGGCTGTGCCAGTGCGGTTCAAAATCATAGGGATACCGCCCGGTCACCATCGATTATACCAGATCAACCCATTCCCGTAAACGCATCTAGTCCCGCCTATGGCAAGAAAAAAAGAGCTGCCCCGAGGCCATGATCACCTTGGAACAGCCCTAATTTATTATTTTGGAACAACCTCCCCCATCTCGGCGGAAAATAAAGTGTGCACCGTTCCGTCTTCCATTTCCACCATCAGCGCGCCCGTTTCATGCAGGCCAACCGGAATCCCCTCCAGGCTGCCTTGCGGCGTGCGCAGCATCGTCTTCTGATGCAGAGAAACAGATAACGCCTCCCAAAGCAAACGAATCGGTGCGAAGCCTTCCGTCAAATAAAGGTCGTACAACGTCTCCCATTCCAGCAAGAAGGAAGCTGCCAGGCTAGCTCTGGAAAATCCGCGACCAGCAGCCAAGCGCAGCGAAATCGCCTTTTCCAGCAGCTCCGCCGGATAATCCTCCGTTGTCAGGTTGACGCTGATGCCGATTCCGGCGATAACATAGCTAAGACGCTCATCCTCCGCTGTTGATTCCAGCAAAATGCCGCTCAGCTTGCGCCCTCCGATCATCAGATCGTTCGGCCATTTGATGCCGATGTCGAGCGCTGTTTCTGCACGCAGTGAACGACAGAGCGCCACAGCGGTCAGCAGCGTAAGCTGAGGGGCGCTGCCAACAGGTAACGTCGGGCGGAGCACCATGCTCATCCACAATCCTTTGCCATAAGGAGAAACCCAGCCCCGCCCCATCCGGCCACGGCCATTCAGCTGCTGCTCAGCGAGCACGAGCGTGCCTTCCTCTGCTCCCTGCTGTGCGAGCTGCTGTACAATATTCTGTGTGGAATCCACCTTCTGCAAAACGACCAGCTTTCGGCCAAAAGCCCGTGTTTTCAGCATTCCCTCCAAGATGGAGGCATCAAGGGGATCTGGCCGCCCGACAAGCCGGTAGCCGAGCTTGCGCGACGCTTCGAATTCATAACCTTGCTCCTGCAGCTTGTGGATGCTTTTCCATACTGCGGTGCGGCTTACACCGAGCTCCTTGCTAACCGTCTCACCCGACAAAAAGCTCTCTCCCGCTTGCTCGAAAAG
This window contains:
- a CDS encoding pantothenate synthetase → MSSTLTQPRLKTPLVVRTIKELRETLAHLRKEKAGLKTGFVPTMGYLHDGHGSLIRRSAAENGLTVLSIFVNPLQFGPNEDLDRYPRDEERDLQLAQREGADIVFLPSVQEMYPRRPLTRVLVSEVTESLCGASRPGHFDGVGTVVSKLFHIVEPTRAYFGLKDAQQVAVVQQMVDDLNFNVEIVACPTLREQDGLALSSRNVYLSPQQRVEALVLSRTLLQASEWSKEAGITAGQLEERVRLALSRSPLASIDYAELRRYPSLEAIEPQQQLDEALQHSPLLLALAVRFGNTRLIDNAILSMKGA
- a CDS encoding 3-methyl-2-oxobutanoate hydroxymethyltransferase codes for the protein MKQALTITKLQRMKKEGEPITMLTAYDYPSAKLAEEAGVDTILVGDSLGNVVLGYDTTVPVTLDDMIFHARAVARGAANTFRIVDMPFMTARISREDTLRGAARLMQEGHAHSVKIEGGEEVAEQVRACVAAGIPVIGHIGLTPQSVHQLGGYKIQGKLEAEAARLESDALALQQAGAYAVVVELVTGTLATHITRRLDIPTIGIGAGAGCDGQVLVYHDVIQYASPYTPKKFVKTYANVGGIIRDALGSFVQEVKAGSFPGEEHTFGAAAQQPAALYGGEGK
- a CDS encoding BirA family transcriptional regulator, biotin operon repressor / biotin-[acetyl-CoA-carboxylase] ligase — translated: MNTDQLLKLFEQAGESFLSGETVSKELGVSRTAVWKSIHKLQEQGYEFEASRKLGYRLVGRPDPLDASILEGMLKTRAFGRKLVVLQKVDSTQNIVQQLAQQGAEEGTLVLAEQQLNGRGRMGRGWVSPYGKGLWMSMVLRPTLPVGSAPQLTLLTAVALCRSLRAETALDIGIKWPNDLMIGGRKLSGILLESTAEDERLSYVIAGIGISVNLTTEDYPAELLEKAISLRLAAGRGFSRASLAASFLLEWETLYDLYLTEGFAPIRLLWEALSVSLHQKTMLRTPQGSLEGIPVGLHETGALMVEMEDGTVHTLFSAEMGEVVPK